The Helicobacter pylori genome contains a region encoding:
- a CDS encoding anthranilate synthase, with protein MNLSHPIFLAAHKKDNDNKHHTSSLNNAKKFNLIKVVFHIPKLKFLISS; from the coding sequence TTGAATTTATCGCACCCAATCTTTCTTGCCGCACACAAGAAAGATAACGACAACAAGCACCACACAAGTAGCCTTAACAACGCTAAAAAATTTAATCTGATTAAAGTAGTTTTTCACATTCCTAAATTAAAATTTCTAATTTCTTCATAA
- a CDS encoding pantothenate kinase: MSGLKAFSCVVVLCGAMANAAVASPKIEARGKLGKFIGGGVGGFVGDKIGGAIGVPGGPMGIGLGRFVGGTVGGYIGSEVGDRVEDYIRGVDREPQTPREPTYDRHFVYDR; the protein is encoded by the coding sequence ATGAGTGGATTAAAAGCATTTAGTTGTGTAGTGGTTTTATGCGGTGCAATGGCTAATGCGGCTGTAGCTAGTCCTAAAATAGAGGCAAGGGGTAAATTAGGCAAATTTATAGGGGGTGGTGTTGGGGGTTTTGTTGGTGATAAAATTGGAGGAGCAATTGGAGTTCCTGGAGGTCCAATGGGTATTGGATTAGGGAGATTTGTTGGTGGCACAGTAGGAGGATATATTGGGTCTGAAGTAGGCGATAGAGTAGAAGATTATATCCGTGGCGTTGATAGAGAGCCACAAACCCCAAGAGAACCCACCTATGATCGTCATTTTGTGTATGATAGGTAG
- the trpD gene encoding anthranilate phosphoribosyltransferase yields MKDILNTLYHQKDLNDEEVQKLFTLIINEKVSPAQLGAILCALKIKGESFKEISVAATTLLEHAPKPFNSGLDLIDNCGTGGDGLKTINISTIAALIASSMGLSMAKHGSRSVSSHSGSADLLENLGVNIEMNPTQLENCFKQTRFGFLFAPLYHQSFKKSAPLRKELFTKTIFNCLGPLINPLRPKIQLLGVYDKSLCKTMALALKALGVKRAMVVNGGGTDEIVLHDITHACELKNNEILEYDLSAKDFDLPPYDLKELQIGNAKESAQACLDILENKGKNSHTMVVVANVASLLYLSHRAKDLKEGVGMTLEHLKTKAPYTHLQKIIRLSHA; encoded by the coding sequence ATGAAAGATATTTTAAACACCCTTTATCATCAAAAAGACTTGAACGATGAAGAAGTCCAAAAGTTATTCACCCTTATTATCAACGAAAAAGTAAGCCCGGCGCAACTTGGGGCAATTTTGTGCGCTTTAAAAATCAAGGGCGAGAGCTTTAAGGAGATTAGCGTCGCTGCAACCACGCTTTTAGAGCATGCCCCTAAGCCTTTTAATAGTGGATTGGATTTAATAGACAATTGCGGCACAGGGGGCGATGGGTTAAAAACGATTAATATTAGCACGATTGCCGCGCTCATTGCCAGCTCTATGGGGTTATCTATGGCTAAACACGGATCAAGGAGCGTGTCCAGTCATAGCGGGAGCGCGGATTTGTTGGAAAATTTAGGCGTGAATATTGAAATGAACCCCACGCAATTAGAGAATTGCTTCAAACAAACGCGTTTTGGGTTTTTATTCGCGCCTTTATACCATCAAAGTTTTAAAAAATCCGCCCCCTTAAGAAAAGAGCTTTTCACTAAAACGATTTTTAATTGCTTAGGGCCTTTAATCAACCCCTTAAGGCCAAAAATCCAGCTTTTAGGCGTGTATGACAAATCTTTGTGTAAGACTATGGCACTAGCCTTGAAGGCTTTAGGCGTTAAAAGGGCGATGGTGGTTAATGGAGGGGGGACAGATGAAATCGTGTTGCACGACATTACGCATGCGTGTGAATTGAAAAATAACGAAATTTTAGAGTATGACTTGAGCGCTAAAGATTTTGATTTACCCCCCTATGATTTGAAAGAATTGCAGATTGGAAACGCCAAAGAAAGCGCTCAAGCGTGTTTAGATATTTTAGAAAATAAAGGCAAAAATTCGCATACGATGGTGGTTGTGGCGAATGTGGCGAGTTTGTTGTATTTAAGCCATAGGGCTAAAGATTTAAAAGAGGGCGTGGGCATGACTTTAGAGCATTTAAAAACCAAAGCGCCTTATACGCATTTGCAAAAAATCATAAGATTAAGCCATGCCTAG
- the rplQ gene encoding 50S ribosomal protein L17: MRHKHGYRKLGRTSSHRKALLKNLAIALIEHNKIETGIYKAKELRSYIEKLTTAARVGDFNAHRHVFAYLQNKEATHKLVTEIAPKYAQRNGGYTRIQRTTFRRGDASTLATIEFV, encoded by the coding sequence ATGAGACACAAACACGGATACCGCAAGCTTGGGAGAACCAGCTCGCACAGAAAGGCGTTATTAAAGAATTTAGCGATCGCTTTGATTGAGCATAACAAAATTGAAACAGGGATTTATAAAGCTAAGGAGTTGCGCAGTTACATTGAGAAATTAACGACAGCGGCTCGTGTTGGCGATTTTAATGCGCACCGCCATGTTTTTGCGTATTTGCAAAACAAAGAAGCCACCCACAAGCTTGTAACTGAAATCGCGCCCAAATACGCCCAAAGAAATGGCGGATACACCAGGATCCAACGCACCACTTTTAGAAGAGGGGACGCTTCCACTCTAGCTACCATTGAATTTGTGTGA
- the trpCF gene encoding bifunctional indole-3-glycerol-phosphate synthase TrpC/phosphoribosylanthranilate isomerase TrpF — translation MPSVLENILKDKLLEVSALKKNHTLPANITPSDRDFKKALLEKKTSFILECKKASPSKGLIRKDFDLLKIAKTYEKFASCVSVLADSKYFLGSYENIKIVSQHSTKPILCKDFIIDAFQIKLARMMGADAVLLMLSALDDKNYLALFNLAKSLNMSVLTEVSNKQEIERLLKLQYDIIGINNRDLHTLKTDIFHTLELRPLLPKDTLIISESGIYSHAQIKALASYVNGFLVGSSLMKEKDLKKACIKLILGENKVCGLTRIKDAKAVYKNHFIYGGLIFEKSSPRYIKPKEALKITKAVKKLDFVGVFVKDKIKKIQKIVKKLDLKAVQLYDYSPKKIAQLKKVLPKTCAIWQVVSVMNAKDLAPKIQEASLILYDTKGDKMGGNGVSFDWGILENVKTPFMLAGGLNLDNIQKALKVKALGLDFNSGLETSPGIKNKDKIKRLARILREY, via the coding sequence ATGCCTAGCGTGTTAGAAAACATCCTTAAAGACAAACTCCTAGAAGTCTCTGCACTCAAAAAAAATCACACCTTGCCCGCAAACATAACCCCAAGCGACAGGGATTTTAAAAAAGCGTTATTAGAAAAAAAGACAAGCTTTATTTTAGAATGCAAAAAAGCATCGCCCTCTAAAGGTTTGATCAGAAAAGATTTTGATCTGTTAAAAATAGCCAAGACTTATGAAAAATTTGCCTCCTGCGTTTCAGTTTTAGCTGATTCTAAATATTTTTTAGGCTCTTATGAAAACATTAAGATTGTTTCGCAGCATTCCACCAAGCCCATTTTATGCAAAGACTTTATCATTGACGCTTTTCAAATCAAACTCGCTAGAATGATGGGAGCTGATGCGGTGCTTTTAATGTTAAGCGCGTTAGATGATAAAAATTATTTAGCGCTCTTTAACCTCGCCAAATCCTTAAACATGAGCGTGTTAACTGAAGTTTCCAACAAGCAAGAAATTGAACGCTTGCTCAAACTCCAATACGACATTATAGGCATCAATAACAGGGATTTACACACCTTAAAAACCGATATTTTTCACACGCTAGAATTACGCCCCTTATTGCCTAAAGACACGCTCATTATCAGTGAGTCCGGTATTTATTCGCATGCGCAAATCAAAGCCCTAGCCTCTTATGTGAATGGTTTTTTAGTGGGTAGCTCTTTAATGAAAGAAAAGGATTTGAAAAAAGCATGCATTAAATTGATTTTAGGCGAAAATAAAGTGTGCGGGCTTACAAGGATTAAAGACGCTAAAGCCGTTTATAAAAACCATTTCATTTATGGGGGTTTGATTTTTGAAAAATCTTCGCCCAGATATATCAAGCCTAAAGAAGCCTTAAAAATCACAAAAGCGGTTAAAAAACTGGATTTTGTAGGCGTGTTTGTGAAAGATAAAATTAAAAAAATTCAAAAAATCGTTAAAAAGCTTGATTTAAAAGCGGTGCAGCTTTATGACTATTCGCCTAAAAAAATCGCTCAATTAAAAAAAGTGCTCCCTAAAACTTGCGCGATTTGGCAAGTAGTGAGCGTGATGAACGCTAAAGATTTAGCGCCTAAAATTCAAGAAGCCTCTCTGATTTTATACGACACTAAAGGGGATAAAATGGGAGGCAATGGCGTGAGTTTTGATTGGGGTATTTTAGAAAATGTCAAAACGCCTTTCATGTTAGCTGGTGGGCTTAATTTGGATAATATTCAAAAAGCCTTGAAAGTTAAAGCGTTGGGTTTGGATTTCAATTCAGGTTTAGAAACAAGCCCTGGGATTAAAAATAAGGATAAAATCAAGCGATTAGCCCGAATTTTAAGAGAGTATTAA
- a CDS encoding YceI family protein: MKKALAFTLLGVSLAFAKPYTIDKANSSVWFEVKHFKFNETRGVFDSFDGKIDADPNTKALNVFEGKIDIKSINTRNKKRDDHLRTAEFFDAMKYPKGSFKMTKYEDGKIHGDLTLRGVTKPVVLEAKIQAPLQNPMNKKEFMVLQAEGKINRKDFGIGKTFNDAVVGDEVKIELKLEAYAQ, encoded by the coding sequence ATGAAAAAAGCGTTAGCGTTCACCCTTTTGGGCGTTAGTTTGGCGTTTGCAAAACCTTATACGATTGATAAGGCAAACTCTAGCGTGTGGTTTGAGGTTAAGCACTTCAAATTCAATGAAACAAGAGGCGTGTTTGATAGTTTTGATGGCAAAATTGATGCCGATCCTAATACCAAAGCTCTCAATGTTTTTGAGGGTAAAATTGATATTAAAAGCATTAACACCAGGAACAAAAAAAGAGACGACCACTTAAGGACAGCAGAGTTTTTTGATGCCATGAAATACCCCAAAGGGAGCTTTAAGATGACCAAATACGAAGATGGTAAAATCCATGGGGATTTGACTCTTCGTGGCGTAACCAAACCTGTCGTATTGGAAGCCAAAATCCAAGCCCCCTTACAAAACCCCATGAATAAAAAAGAATTCATGGTGCTACAAGCTGAAGGCAAAATCAACCGCAAGGATTTTGGTATCGGTAAAACATTCAATGATGCTGTTGTCGGGGATGAAGTAAAGATTGAGCTCAAACTAGAAGCTTACGCTCAATAA
- the trpA gene encoding tryptophan synthase subunit alpha: protein MRYKNMFETLKKQEKMAFIPFVTLGDPNYEWSFEIIKTLITSGVSALELGFAFSDPVADGVTIQASHLRALKHASMAKNFQLLRAIRDYNPHIPIGLLAYANLIFSYGVDNFYAQIKECGVDSVLIADMPLIEKELVIKSAQKHQIKQIFIASPNASSKDLEQVAMHSQGYIYTLARSGVTGASHTLKNDASTIIKTLKTFSPTPALLGFGISQKEHIKNAKEMGADGVICGSALVKIIEENLNNENAMLEKIKGFIGGMIF, encoded by the coding sequence ATGAGGTATAAAAACATGTTTGAAACCTTAAAAAAACAAGAAAAAATGGCGTTTATCCCGTTTGTAACCTTGGGCGATCCTAATTATGAATGGAGTTTTGAAATCATTAAAACCTTAATCACTAGCGGGGTGAGCGCTTTAGAGTTGGGTTTTGCTTTTTCTGATCCGGTAGCGGATGGCGTTACCATACAAGCGAGCCATTTAAGGGCGTTAAAACATGCTAGCATGGCTAAAAATTTCCAGCTTTTAAGGGCGATCAGAGATTACAATCCCCACATTCCCATAGGGCTTTTAGCGTATGCGAATCTCATTTTTTCTTATGGCGTGGATAATTTTTACGCCCAAATCAAAGAATGCGGCGTGGATAGCGTTTTAATAGCGGATATGCCCCTAATAGAAAAAGAATTAGTCATCAAATCCGCTCAAAAACACCAAATCAAGCAGATCTTTATCGCCAGCCCTAATGCGAGCAGTAAAGATTTAGAACAAGTCGCCATGCATTCGCAAGGCTATATCTACACTTTAGCCAGGAGTGGGGTTACAGGGGCGAGCCATACTTTAAAAAATGACGCAAGCACTATTATTAAAACCTTAAAAACCTTTAGCCCTACCCCAGCCTTACTGGGCTTTGGCATTTCTCAAAAAGAACACATCAAAAACGCTAAAGAAATGGGCGCTGATGGCGTGATTTGCGGCTCAGCGTTAGTCAAAATCATAGAAGAAAATTTAAACAATGAAAACGCCATGCTAGAAAAAATTAAAGGGTTTATAGGAGGAATGATTTTTTAA
- a CDS encoding aminodeoxychorismate/anthranilate synthase component II, whose amino-acid sequence MKIFFIDNFDSFSYNLVYELECLGYEVAVYQNDIEPSYLMGLMHEESKTPLLFISPGPGNPSSSGNLLEIIAMAKKKFPILGVCLGLQALAQSYGAKIIRSKEIVHGKATTITLKKHAVFKGLGESMVVGRYHSLMASGLPKNLEVIAEHDNIPMAIVNEEDKILAYQFHPESIMTLQGRALLEQSVGFLKGLS is encoded by the coding sequence ATGAAAATCTTTTTTATAGATAATTTTGATTCTTTCTCTTATAACTTGGTGTATGAATTGGAGTGTTTGGGTTATGAAGTGGCCGTTTATCAAAACGATATTGAGCCGAGTTATCTCATGGGCTTAATGCATGAAGAATCAAAAACCCCTTTATTGTTCATCTCACCCGGGCCTGGTAACCCTAGCAGTTCAGGCAATCTTTTAGAAATCATTGCAATGGCTAAAAAGAAATTCCCTATTTTAGGGGTTTGTTTAGGCTTGCAAGCTTTAGCGCAAAGCTATGGGGCTAAAATCATAAGGAGCAAAGAAATCGTGCATGGCAAAGCGACAACTATCACGCTCAAAAAGCATGCCGTTTTTAAAGGCTTAGGGGAGAGCATGGTGGTGGGGCGTTACCATTCTTTAATGGCAAGCGGATTGCCTAAAAATTTAGAAGTGATCGCTGAGCATGACAATATCCCTATGGCTATTGTCAATGAAGAAGATAAAATCTTAGCCTATCAATTCCACCCTGAAAGCATCATGACTTTACAAGGGAGGGCGTTGTTGGAGCAAAGCGTGGGGTTTTTAAAAGGGTTATCATGA
- the trpB gene encoding tryptophan synthase subunit beta, giving the protein MNKKAYFGEFGGSFVSELLVPALRELEQAFDACLKDEKFQKEYFHLLKDFVGRPSPLTLCQNIVSNPKVKLYLKREDLIHGGAHKTNQALGQALLAKKMGKKRIIAETGAGQHGVATAIACALLGLKCVIFMGTKDIKRQEMNVFRMRLLGAEVREVNSGSTTLKDAVNEALRDWASSYKDTHYLLGTAAGPHPYPTMVKTFQKMIGDEVKSQILEKENRLPDYVIACVGGGSNAIGVFSAFLNDKEVKLIGVEPAGLGLETNKHGATLNKGRVGILHGNKTYLLQDDEGQITESHSISAGLDYPGVGPEHSYLKESGRAIYESASDLEALEAFSLLCKKEGIIPALESSHALAYALKLAQKCEEESIIVVNLSGRGDKDLSTVYNALKGGLK; this is encoded by the coding sequence ATGAATAAAAAAGCGTATTTTGGGGAGTTTGGAGGGAGTTTTGTTTCAGAATTGTTAGTGCCTGCATTAAGAGAATTAGAACAGGCGTTTGATGCGTGTTTGAAAGATGAGAAATTCCAAAAAGAATATTTCCATCTTTTAAAAGATTTTGTGGGCCGTCCTAGCCCCTTAACCTTGTGTCAAAATATCGTTTCTAACCCTAAAGTTAAGCTTTATCTAAAACGAGAAGATTTAATCCATGGCGGGGCACATAAGACTAATCAGGCTTTAGGGCAAGCCCTTTTAGCCAAAAAAATGGGTAAAAAAAGGATCATTGCTGAAACAGGTGCTGGGCAGCATGGCGTGGCGACGGCTATCGCTTGTGCGTTGTTGGGTTTAAAATGCGTGATTTTTATGGGGACTAAAGACATCAAGCGCCAGGAAATGAATGTTTTTAGAATGCGCTTATTAGGCGCTGAAGTCAGAGAGGTTAATTCAGGGAGCACGACGCTTAAAGACGCTGTGAATGAGGCCTTAAGGGATTGGGCGAGCAGTTACAAGGACACGCATTATTTGCTAGGCACAGCCGCCGGGCCACACCCTTACCCTACGATGGTTAAAACCTTTCAAAAGATGATAGGCGATGAGGTTAAAAGCCAAATTTTAGAAAAAGAAAACCGCTTGCCTGATTATGTTATCGCATGCGTTGGAGGGGGGTCTAACGCTATAGGGGTATTTAGCGCATTTTTAAACGACAAAGAGGTTAAACTCATAGGCGTAGAGCCAGCAGGTTTAGGGCTAGAAACCAATAAGCATGGGGCGACTTTGAATAAGGGGCGTGTGGGGATTTTGCATGGGAATAAAACCTATCTTTTACAAGATGATGAAGGCCAGATTACAGAAAGCCATAGCATTAGCGCCGGGCTTGATTATCCAGGAGTGGGGCCAGAACACAGCTATTTAAAAGAAAGCGGGCGCGCGATTTATGAAAGTGCAAGCGATCTTGAAGCGCTAGAAGCCTTTAGTTTGTTGTGCAAAAAAGAAGGCATTATCCCGGCGCTAGAAAGCTCACACGCTTTAGCGTATGCCTTAAAACTCGCTCAAAAATGCGAAGAAGAAAGCATCATTGTGGTGAATTTAAGCGGTCGTGGGGATAAGGATTTAAGCACCGTTTATAACGCTTTAAAAGGGGGTTTAAAATGA
- a CDS encoding 5'-nucleotidase, lipoprotein e(P4) family, whose protein sequence is MIKKTLASVLLGLSLMSVLNAKECVSPITRSVKYHQQSAEIRALQLQSYKMAKMALDNNLKLVKDKKPAVILDLDETVLNTFDYAGYLVKNCIKYTPETWDKFEKEGSLTLIPGALDFLEYANSKGVKIFYISNRTQKNKAFTLKTLKSFKLPQVSEESVLLKEKGKPKAVRRELVAKDYAIVLQVGDTLHDFDAIFAKDAKNSQEQRAKVLQNAQKFGTEWIILPNSLYGTWEDEPIKAWQNKK, encoded by the coding sequence ATGATAAAAAAGACCCTTGCATCAGTTTTATTAGGATTGAGTTTGATGAGTGTGTTAAATGCCAAAGAATGCGTTTCGCCCATAACAAGAAGCGTTAAGTATCATCAGCAAAGCGCTGAAATTAGAGCCTTGCAATTGCAAAGTTACAAAATGGCGAAAATGGCGCTAGACAATAACCTCAAGCTCGTTAAAGACAAAAAGCCAGCCGTCATCTTGGATTTAGATGAAACCGTTTTAAACACTTTTGATTATGCGGGCTATTTAGTCAAAAATTGCATTAAATACACCCCAGAAACTTGGGATAAATTTGAAAAAGAAGGCTCTCTTACGCTCATTCCTGGAGCGCTAGACTTTTTAGAATACGCTAATTCTAAGGGCGTTAAGATTTTTTACATTTCTAACCGCACGCAAAAAAATAAGGCATTCACTTTAAAAACGCTCAAAAGTTTCAAACTCCCCCAAGTGAGTGAAGAATCCGTTTTACTAAAAGAAAAAGGCAAGCCTAAAGCCGTTAGGCGAGAATTAGTCGCTAAGGATTATGCGATTGTTTTACAAGTGGGCGACACTTTGCATGATTTTGACGCTATTTTTGCTAAAGACGCTAAAAACAGCCAAGAACAACGAGCTAAAGTCTTGCAAAACGCTCAAAAATTCGGCACAGAGTGGATCATTTTACCCAATTCTCTCTATGGCACATGGGAAGATGAGCCTATAAAAGCATGGCAGAATAAAAAATAA
- the trpE gene encoding anthranilate synthase component I: protein MVSLIEKAPYIPYPLALYEKLEREHTLLFESAEIESKAHTKSLLMAKACLKLICNHNIVTITSLTPNGGAFLQKLSAFFKTPIQDNALTLTYTKNKKTQDEFLKLFEPSPFDALRGLFKSVKTKPKHPFTLLSAGVFSFEMLNFFEDLPNLKAQDNTAHDFIFYVAQNLIIIDHKEKSAEILGACFDERFKTEIAKELQDLKELAKNIKSDFIPKKAKQSREVSVSCDDSEFEKRVLSLQEEIKKGEIFQAVLSRSFYMECLEGLSAYYHLKLSNPSPYMFYIKDSDFILFGASPESALKYNALTNTAEIYPIAGTRLRGKDKQGNIDYDLDSKMEFDLQHDYKERAEHIMLVDLARNDMARVSKKRYCDKLLKVDKYSNVMHLVSRVVGELKKGCDSLHAYRSFMNAGTLSGAPKISAIKLIYQLENQRRGSYGGSVGYLNSEGSMDSCITIRSCFVKNNRAVIQAGAGIVLDSVPQNEANETRAKAQTLIDAIRKTSL, encoded by the coding sequence ATGGTTAGTCTTATAGAAAAAGCCCCTTATATTCCCTATCCCCTAGCTCTTTATGAAAAATTAGAGCGCGAGCACACCTTGCTTTTTGAAAGCGCTGAGATTGAGAGCAAAGCGCACACCAAATCCCTATTAATGGCTAAAGCCTGTTTGAAGCTAATTTGCAACCACAATATCGTAACCATCACTAGCCTAACGCCTAATGGTGGGGCGTTTTTGCAAAAATTGAGCGCGTTTTTTAAAACGCCCATACAAGACAACGCCCTAACCTTAACCTACACCAAAAATAAAAAAACGCAAGATGAGTTTTTAAAACTCTTTGAGCCTAGCCCTTTTGACGCTTTAAGGGGGCTTTTTAAAAGCGTTAAAACAAAACCCAAACACCCTTTTACGCTTTTAAGCGCGGGCGTTTTTTCTTTTGAAATGCTCAATTTTTTTGAAGATTTACCTAACTTAAAAGCACAAGACAACACCGCGCATGACTTTATTTTTTATGTCGCGCAAAATTTGATCATCATAGACCATAAAGAAAAGAGTGCTGAAATCTTGGGGGCGTGTTTTGATGAACGCTTTAAAACAGAGATAGCTAAAGAATTACAGGATTTAAAAGAGTTGGCTAAAAATATTAAAAGCGATTTTATCCCTAAAAAAGCTAAGCAAAGTAGAGAAGTTAGCGTTAGTTGTGATGATAGCGAGTTTGAAAAAAGGGTGCTGTCCTTACAAGAAGAAATCAAAAAGGGCGAGATCTTTCAAGCGGTGTTGTCGCGCAGCTTTTATATGGAGTGCTTGGAGGGTTTGAGCGCGTATTATCATTTAAAGCTCTCTAACCCTAGCCCTTATATGTTCTATATCAAAGACAGCGATTTTATCCTTTTTGGGGCAAGCCCTGAGAGCGCCTTAAAATACAACGCTCTAACCAACACGGCTGAAATTTATCCCATTGCTGGCACTCGTTTAAGGGGTAAGGACAAACAAGGGAATATTGATTACGATTTGGATAGTAAAATGGAATTTGATTTGCAACACGACTATAAAGAAAGGGCTGAACACATCATGCTAGTGGATTTAGCCAGAAACGACATGGCCAGAGTTTCAAAAAAGCGCTATTGCGACAAGCTTTTAAAAGTGGATAAATATTCCAATGTCATGCATCTAGTTTCAAGGGTTGTGGGGGAATTGAAAAAAGGGTGCGATAGTTTGCATGCTTACAGGAGTTTTATGAACGCCGGCACGCTCAGCGGGGCGCCTAAAATCTCTGCGATCAAGCTCATTTACCAATTAGAAAACCAAAGGAGAGGCTCTTATGGGGGGAGCGTGGGGTATTTAAATAGCGAGGGTTCTATGGATTCTTGCATCACTATCCGTTCATGTTTTGTCAAAAACAATAGAGCGGTGATCCAAGCAGGAGCCGGTATCGTGTTAGACAGCGTGCCGCAAAACGAAGCGAATGAAACAAGAGCCAAAGCGCAAACCCTTATTGATGCGATCAGGAAAACAAGCTTATGA
- a CDS encoding glycosyltransferase family 9 protein: MDFVGFEDLKCKDKENSQKVFVIRNDKLGDFILAIPALIALKHAFLEKGKEVYLGVVVPSYTTPIALEFPFIDEVIIEDNHLAATLKSKSIDALIFLFSNFKNARLAFRLRKSIPYILAPKTKIYSWLYQKSVRQSRSLCLKTEYEYNLDLIHAFCKDHNLPNAQLKKIAWKLKDKSKERSIIASKLNANVDLLWIGVHMHSGGSSPVLPASHFIKLIDFLHKNLNCEIILICGPGERKATEELLKKVPLAHLYDTSHSLVDLAKLCANLSVYIGNASGPLHVNALFDNQSIGFYPNELSASIARWRPFNERFLGITPPNGSNDMGLIDIKKESETILEFIAPNLSCRTQER; encoded by the coding sequence ATGGATTTTGTAGGGTTTGAAGATTTAAAATGTAAAGATAAAGAAAACTCTCAAAAAGTTTTTGTGATCCGTAACGACAAGTTAGGCGATTTTATTTTAGCGATCCCCGCTTTAATCGCTCTAAAGCATGCTTTTTTAGAAAAAGGCAAGGAAGTGTATTTGGGCGTGGTTGTGCCTAGCTATACCACCCCAATCGCTTTAGAATTCCCTTTCATTGATGAAGTCATTATAGAAGACAACCATTTGGCCGCTACTCTCAAAAGTAAATCCATTGACGCTCTTATCTTTTTATTTTCTAATTTTAAAAACGCCAGACTCGCTTTTCGTTTGAGGAAATCCATTCCTTATATCCTAGCCCCAAAGACTAAAATCTATTCTTGGCTGTATCAAAAGAGCGTGCGTCAAAGCCGATCATTATGCTTAAAAACCGAATACGAATACAATTTGGACTTAATCCATGCGTTTTGTAAAGATCACAACCTCCCTAACGCCCAACTTAAAAAAATCGCATGGAAGCTTAAAGACAAATCCAAAGAGCGATCCATCATCGCTTCAAAACTCAACGCTAATGTTGATCTATTGTGGATTGGCGTGCATATGCATAGCGGAGGCAGTTCGCCCGTATTGCCTGCTTCGCATTTCATTAAGTTGATTGATTTTTTACACAAGAATTTGAATTGTGAGATCATTCTTATTTGCGGACCAGGCGAGAGAAAAGCCACAGAAGAACTCCTTAAAAAAGTCCCTCTCGCTCACCTCTATGATACGAGCCATAGTTTAGTGGATTTAGCCAAATTGTGCGCGAATTTAAGCGTCTATATCGGGAACGCTTCAGGCCCTTTGCATGTGAACGCTTTATTTGACAACCAATCTATCGGGTTTTATCCTAACGAACTCAGCGCTTCTATTGCCCGATGGCGGCCTTTTAATGAGCGTTTTTTAGGCATCACCCCGCCTAATGGCTCAAACGATATGGGTTTGATTGACATCAAAAAAGAGAGTGAAACTATCCTTGAATTTATCGCACCCAATCTTTCTTGCCGCACACAAGAAAGATAA
- the tenA gene encoding thiaminase II: MQVSQYLYNNAQSIWGDCISHPFVQGIGRGTLERDKFRFYIIQDYLFLLEYAKVFALGVVKACDEAVMREFSNAIQDILNNEMSIHNHYIRELQITQKELQNARPTLANKSYTSYMLAEGFKGSIKEVTAAVLACAWSYLVIAQNLSQIPNALEHAFYGHWIKGYSSKEFQACVNWNINLLDSLTLASSKQEIEKLKEIFITTSEYEYLFWDMAYQS, encoded by the coding sequence ATGCAAGTTTCACAATATCTGTATAATAACGCACAATCTATTTGGGGGGATTGTATTTCCCATCCGTTCGTTCAAGGCATAGGGCGTGGGACTTTAGAAAGAGATAAATTTCGTTTTTATATCATTCAGGATTATTTGTTTCTTTTAGAATACGCTAAGGTGTTTGCTTTAGGCGTAGTTAAAGCTTGTGATGAAGCGGTGATGAGGGAGTTTTCTAACGCTATACAAGATATTTTAAATAACGAGATGAGTATCCATAACCATTACATTAGAGAACTTCAAATCACTCAAAAAGAATTGCAAAACGCGCGCCCCACTCTAGCGAATAAATCCTATACAAGCTACATGCTCGCTGAAGGGTTTAAAGGCTCTATCAAAGAAGTTACGGCGGCTGTTCTGGCTTGCGCTTGGAGCTATTTAGTGATCGCGCAAAATTTAAGCCAAATCCCAAACGCTTTAGAGCATGCCTTTTATGGGCATTGGATTAAAGGCTATAGTTCCAAAGAATTTCAAGCGTGCGTAAATTGGAATATCAATTTGCTTGATTCCCTCACCCTCGCTTCTTCAAAACAAGAAATTGAAAAATTAAAGGAGATTTTTATCACTACAAGCGAATACGAATATCTGTTTTGGGATATGGCGTATCAAAGTTGA